The window ACCGGCCCGGCCTCGCCCAGCTGCGCCGGGTCGCGACCGCGCTGTGGGCCGACGGCGCCGACCTCGACTTCACCCGCCTGCCCGGCGACCGCCCGGCTCCACACAAGGCCGTCAAGCTGGATCTCGGCGGCCACCTGATCTCCCTGGACGACGAGGTCCGCGCCCGCATCGCGCTGCCGGCCGTCCGGGAGTCCACTGTGGACAACCTGGCCGGGAAGGGCCCGCTCGCCGCGGAGTTCGCCGCCCTGCTGGCCGACACCGCCGAGCTGGCGTCCACTGTGCTCTCCGGCCGCCCGGCCGCGAAGAAGCGGCTTCCGCCGCCGAAGGAGCTGGACACGACCCTGACCGTGTCGGTCGAGGCGATGCCGTACCTGCTCGACCACTGCTTCTTCAAGCAGCCGCCCCAGGCCGACCCGGGCGACCGCTGGCCGGTCGTCCCGGCCACCACGGTGATCGACCACCTGATGGGCTTCGCCGAGCAGGCCGCGCCCGGCCGCCGCGCGGTCGCCGTGCACGACGTCCGGCTGAGCCAGTGGATCGCGGCGGTCCCCGCGGTCAGCGTCGGCGTGCGCGTCCGGCCACAGGGTCCCGACCGGGTGCTCGCGGCCCTCGACGGCTATTCGCAAGCGACCGTCGAGCTCGCCCCCGCGTATCCGGCGGACGCGCCCGCGCCGTGGCGGTTCCCCGCGTCGGCGGAGCAGGTCCCGGAAACCACGGCGGCCCAGCTCTACGACGAACGCTGGATGTTCCACGGCCCGCTCTTCCAGGGCGTCACCGAGCTGACCGCGGTCGGCGAACGGCACGTCCGGGCCGTGCTCACGACGCCCGCCGCACCGGGTGCGCTGCTCGACAACGTCGGCCAGGTGCTCGGTTACTGGATCATGTCCCGGCTGCGCGAACGCACCACCGTCTTCCCGGTCGGCATGCGCGAGATCCGCTTCCACGGCCCGCACCCGGCGCCGGGGGAGCGGCTGGAGTGCCTGGTCAAGATCACCGCGCTGAGCGAAGAGTTCCTCGACGCCGACATGCAGCTCGTCCACGACGGGCAGGTCTGGGCCGAGTTCACCGGCTGGCGCGACCGCCGCTTCGACAGCACCCCGCACATCCGCCAGGCCGACCGCACGCCCGAGCGTTCGACGCTGTCGCTCGACCAGCCGGGCGGCTGGGCGCTGGTGCACGAGCAGTGGCCGGACCTCGCGACCCGCGAGCTGATCATGCGCAACTACCTCGCGGGTCCCGAACGCGACGCCTACGACCAGCGCCCGCCGCGCGGCCGGCGCCAGTGGCTGCTCGGCCGGATCGCGGCGAAGGACGCCGTCCGCCAGTTCCTCTGGGCCGGTGGCGAACCCGAGATGTTCCCGGCCGAGCTGCGCATCGGCAACGACGACGCGGGCCGTCCTCATGCGACCGGAGCGTACGGCCGCGAGCTGCCGCCGGTGACGGTTTCGCTGGCCCACCGCGGCGAAGTCGGCGTGGCGATCGCCCGGCACGGCCGGTGCGGCATCGACGTCGAAGAGGTCGTCCCGCGCGTGGAGTCCACTGTGGACGCCGCGCTGGGCGCCGGTGAGCAGGTCCTGTTCGCGAGCCTGCCGGGCGATCCGGAGCGCTGGTTCGCCCGGTTCTGGACCGCCAAGGAAGCCGTGGCGAAGCTGCTCGGCACCGGCCTGCGCGGCGAGCCCCGGGACTTCGAAGTCGTCGCGGCCACGGCCGGCGCGCTCACCGTCCGCGTCGCCGGAACCGACCACGCCGTGCACTGCACCGACGTCGACAGCCTGCCCGGCGCGCCGCCGCGCCGCTACGTCGTCGCCTGGACCGAAGAGACGAAGGAGACCGCGGAATGAGCATCGAAACCACGGCCGGCCAGAAGGCGATCGACGAGGCGTCGGTGCTGGCTCAGCTCGGCGGGATGCTGCAGGAGCTGCTCGAAGAGTACGGCCTCGACGTAGAAGACACTGCGGGGATCACCATGGACACGACGTTCCACGACGACCTCGAGCTGGAGAGCGTCGACCTGGTGGCGCTGTCCGGGCAGCTGCGCGAACACTACGGCGAGCGCGTCAACTTCGCGACGTTCATCGCCGAGCGCGACCTCGAGGAGATCATCGCGCTGACCGTCGGCGAGCTGGTCCGCTACATCGTCGCCTCCCTGCGGGCGACGGCGTGAGCCGCGTCCGCGCGGGCGAGCTGGACGTGCACGTCCAGCGGCTCACCGCCGCCGTCCCGCTCGACGGGGACGCGCCGATCGTCGTCTGCGTCCACGGGCTGCTCACCGACAGCCTCGCCAGCTACTACTTCACGCTCGGCCCGGCGTTCGCCGAGCGCGGCCTCGACGTGCTGATGTACGACCTGCGCGGGCACGGCCGCACGACGCGCCCCGCGTCCGGCTACCACCTCGAGGAGTTCGTCGGCGACCTCGTCGCGGTCCTCGACGCGACCGGCGTGACGCGGCCGGTGCACGTCGTCGGCAACTCGTTCGGCGCGTCGGTCGCGTTCGGGCTGGCCGCAGCGCGGCCGGACCGGGTCGCCAGCGTCGTCGTGATCGAAGGCGAGCCGCCGACCGACGAGTGGACGCGCCACATGGCCGACGGCCTCGCCGACGCGAAGACCCGGCTGGCGATCGACGAGGTGATCGGCTGGATCGCCGACCACCACGGCGCGCACACCGCGCGGCTGTCGAAGGCGGCCAACAAGATCCTCCAGACGACCACGATCGCCGAGGACATCCCGCGCAGTGCGACGATCGCCGCCGACCTCTCGGCCGTGCGCTGCCCGGTGTTCGCGATCTTCGGCGGCGACTCGGGCCTCGCCGCGCAGGTGCCGCACTTCGAGTCGCACCTGGACCGCTGCCGCTGCGTCGTGCTGCCCGACCAGGGCCACTCGGTGCTGGTCGAGCGGACCGCCGAGACGATCGACCTGATCTTCGAGTGGGTCCGCGACACCTCGCGCGTCCCGGTGCGGGCGCGGTAGTGGCCCGGTTCCTGTTCGTCGTCCCGCCGCTGGTCGGGCACGTCAACCCGGCGGCAGGCGTCGCGGCCGAGCTCGCCGCGCGCGGGCACGAGGTGGCCTGGGCCGGGCACGAGGAGCTGCTGTGGCAGCTGGCCGGCCCCGAAGCGCTCGTCTTCTCCTGCGGCCTGCCGTCCGGTGCCCCCGCGCGCCCGGCCGGGCTCAAGGGACCGGCCGCGCTGCGGTTCCTCTGGGAGGACTTCCTCGTCCCGCTGGCCGACGCGATGGCCCCGGGCGTCGGCGCGGCGATCGACGCGTTCGCGCCGCACGTCGTCGTCGCCGACCAGCAGGCACTGGCCGGCGGGCTGCTGGCCGAGGCCCGCGGCTTGCCGTGGGTCACCTCGGCGACGACCTCGGCGGAGCTGGTCGACCCCCTCGCGGGCATGCCGAAGGTCGCGGACTGGGTCGCCTCGCTGGTCGCCGGCCTGCGGACGCGGATCGCCGGCGGCGCCGGCTCGGCGGACCCGCGGTTTTCGCCGCACGGCGTCCTGGCGTTCACCACCCGCGAACTGCTGGGCACGGCCGCGCTCCCGCCGCGGGTGCGGCTCGTCGGCCCGGCGCTGGGCTCGCGTCCGTCCACAACGGACTTTCCGTGGGAGTGGCTCGACCCGCTCCGGCCGACCGTGCTGGTGTCCCTCGGCACGGCGAACACCGAAGCGGGCGCGGGATTCCTGGCGACCGCGGCACAGGCGTTCGCCGACCTGGACGCGCGGGCCGTCGTCGTCGACCCCGGCGAGGTGCTGGGCCCGGTGCCGCCGAACGTCCTGGTGCGCCGGCAGGTTCCGCAGCTGCCGCTGCTGCCGAGGGTCGACGCGGTGCTGTGCCACGCGGGTCACAACACGGTGTGCGAAGCGCTGTGGCACGGCCTGCCGCTGGTGGTGGCGCCGATCCGCGACGACCAGCCGATCGTGGCGGCCCAGGTGGTGGCCGCGGGCGCGGGCGTCCGGCTGCGGTTCGGCCGCGCCGGCGCGGACCGCATCGCGGCGGCGGTCGAGGAAGTGCTGACCGAGCCGTCCTACCGGCGGGCGGCGGAAACCGTGGCGGCGTCGTTCCACGCGGCGGGCGGAAGTGCCGCCGCCGCGGGCCACCTGGAACAGCTGGCGCTCGAAAGCCTCGCTCGGTTGCGGCCTTGAAAATCGAAATTTACCTGGAAAAATCATCCGGCTACGGTCGAAGGCATGACCGTTTCCCCTTGCGCCCCCGAAGACGTCCCGGAACTGCTGAGGTCGGCCGCGGCGCTGTTCGCCGAAGACGGCGGGCGGCGTGACCCGTTCATGGACACCGGCTGGCCCGCTCGCGAAGGTCACGCGTACTACGCCGGCCTGGTCCAGGATCCGGCGTGCCTGTGCCTCCTGGCCGGTGACGGGCACTTGGTCGGCCGACTGCGGCGCCCCGACCCGCTGCGGCCGGGCGCGGTGACCGCCGTCCTGGAAAGCATGCGGGTCGGACCGGCGCACCGCCGGACCGGGGTGGGCGCCGAGCTGGTGGCCGCATTCCTGTCCTGGGCCGAGGAAAACGGCGCGAACGAGATCACCGTGCAGGCCTACACGGCCAATGAGGACGCTCTGGCCTTCTACCGGGCACAGGGCTTCGAGCCCTTCTCACTGACCCTGCGTCACCGGAACGGGTGGCTATCCACAGTGGACGGCGCGCACTAGCCTCGGAGGCCGAGCGAGGAGGGTGCGGATGACGGCCACCGCGGACATCGCCCACGAGCCGGGGCCCGCACCGCTGAGCCGCGGCCGGATCAACGCCGTGTTCGGCGCGGTGCTGCTGGGCATGCTGCTGGCCGCGCTGGACCAGACCATCGTCGGCACCGCGCTGCCCACCATCGTCGGCGACCTCGGCGGTGCCGGGCACCTGTCGTGGGTGGTCACGTCCTACCTGCTGGCCGAAACCATCATGACCGTCGTCGTCGGCAAGCTCGGCGACCTGTTCGGCCGCAAGCTGATGTTCCAGCTGTCGGTGATCGTGTTCGCGATCGGCTCGTTCGCCGCCGGGTTCGCCGACAGCATGGTCTGGCTGATCGTGGCGCGCGCGGTGCAGGGCCTGGGCGGCGGCGGGCTGATGGTCACCTCGACCGCGCTGATCGCCGACGTCGTCCCGCTGCGCGAGCGCGGCAAGTACCAGGGCGTCCTCGGCTCGGTGTTCGGCGTCGTCACGGTGGCCGGTCCGATGCTCGGCGGGTTCTTCGTCGACCACCTGTCCTGGCGCTGGGCGTTCTACGTCAACATCCCGCTGGTCGTCGTCGTGCTGATCGTCGCGTCCTCGGCGATGCCGAACGCGCGCGCCGCGGTCAAGCCGGTCATCGACTACCTCGGGATCCTGCTCATCGGCCTCGCCGCGACCGGCCTGACGCTCGTCACGAGCTGGGGCGGCACGCAGTACGCGTGGGGCTCACCGACGATCATCGGGATGGCGATCGGGTCGGTGGTGCTGCTGGGCGCGTTCGTCTTCGTGGAGCTGCGCGCGAAGGAACCGATGCTGCCGATGCGGCTGTTCCGCAACCCGGTGTTCACGGTCGGCGGCATCATGAGCTTCGTCGTCGGCTTCGCGATGCTCGGCGCGCTGTCCTACCTGCCGACGTACATGCAGTACGTCCAGGGCACGTCGGCGACGACGTCCGGGGTGCGGCTGCTGCCGATGGTGCTGGCGCTGCTGGTGGCGTCGATCGCCGCGGGCAACGCCGTGAGCAAGACCGGGCGGTACAAGATCTTCCCGCTGGCCGGCGCCGCGGGCATGACGATCGGCCTCTACCTGCTGTCGCGGCTCGACACCGACACGGGGTTCTGGGAGGCGTCGGCGTACATGGCGGTGCTGGGACTCGGGATCGGGCTCGGCATGCAGGTGCTGACCATCGCCGTGCAGAACACCGTCGACTACGCGGACCTGGGCGTCGCGACCTCGGGCGTGACGTTCCTGCGCTCGATCGGCAGCTCGTTCGGCGCGGCGATCTTCGGCACGGTGTACGCCAACCAGCTGTCGCCGAACCTGGCCGCGGCGGTGGCGTCGTTGCCTCCGGGCGTCGATCCTCGGGCTCTTCAGGTGCCGACCGCCCTGCACGCACTGCCCGACGCGGTGTCGGCGCCGGTGATCAAGGCGTACAGCGACTCCCTGCACGTCGTGTTCCTGGCGGCGGCGCCGGTCGGGCTGGTGGCGTTCGCGCTGGCGTTCTTCCTGAAGGAGGTCCCGCTGCGCGACACGGCCCGCGCGGCGGCCCCGGACCTCGGCGACGGCTTCGCGATGCCGGAGGCCCGCACGGACGACCGCGAGCTCGAACGAGCGGTCGCGACGCTGTTCTTCCGCGAGCGCCGCAAGGTGGCCCCGGCGATCGTCGAGCGGGCCGGATCGGACCTCGACGAAGGCGGGATCTGGTGCCTGCTGCAGGTCCACCTGCGCCACCGCCGCGGCGAGCCGGCGACGCTGCGGGCGATCGGCGAGTACTTCGGCGTCCCCGCACCGGTGCTGGAACCGGCGTTCAACCGGCTGGAGCTGACCGGTCACCTGCGCTACAGCGGCGGCGGCTGGGAGCTGACGCCGTCGGGCCAGGAGGAGTTCGCCAAGGTGGTCCGAGCCTGGCACGACTGGCTGGCTTCCCGCCTCGGCGACTGGGGAACGGCCGACCGGGCGAACCTGGACGCGGCGATCGGCCGTGTCGCGACCCGGCTGCTGGACCAGAGCGCGGAGTCGCGCTCCTCCGGGCGCCACGCCCTGGCCTGACCCGCCCGGGCGGCGCTTTCACGTGACAGTGGCGCTCGGCCGGTGACGAGGCCGGGTTGGGCCGGGGTGCGGACCGTTGTTGTTGCGGCGCGGCAGGTCTGGGTGCTGACCCAGGCTTGTTTGCGGGCACGGTAGAGGCTGGGTGCGGGTCCAGGGTTGCTTGCGAGCGCCAAGGCCGAGCTGGCGGGTACGGACAGGGCGCTCGCAGCGCAGGCTGGACCGCCGAGTGGCGGAGCGGCGGGTGCGGTCGGTCCGGTTCTCGGCGCTGGGGTCAGCGGCGCCAGATGTCGTGGGGTGTGCTGCCCGGGCGGGCGCGATCGGCCCGGTACTCAGTGCCACGTCAGCGGCGCCAGAAGTCATGGGGAGTCCGGCCCGGGCGGAAGCCGCAGCCCTCGACCAGCGCCGCCGCCGTGGGGAAGCCGTGGCCGACGCGGCCCGGTTCGTGGGCGTCGCTGCCGAACGCCACCGCGTCGCCGCCCGCTTCGAACCACCAGCGCACCACCTCGCCCGGGAGCGGCACCTGCGTGTTGACCTCCAGCGCCCGCCCGCTCGACGCCAGCGCGCGCAGCACCGTCCGGAACTCCTCCTCGAACTCCGCCGCCGCGAACGGCGGGCCCTCCGCGGGCCACGACCTCAGCGCGTAGTCGATGTGCGCCAGCACCGCGAAGCCGGCCGTCGACTCGACCAGGTCGAGCACCTCGGCCAGGTACGCCCGCAGGAGGTCGCCGGGCGGCCGGTCCGTGATCACCGTCAGCTCGTGGTGGTGCCCGCCGCCCGGGAGCGAATGCACCGAGCCGAGCACCCGGTCGAAGTCGTGCGCCGCGAGCAGCGCGTCGGCGCGCGGGCGGTGCCAGTGCGGCTCGCTCAATTCGACGCCCGACAGGATCCGCAGCGACGGGAACCGCGAGCGGCACTCCGACACGCACGCCAGGTACCCCGCGACGTCCAGGTCCGGCGGCTCCAGGACGCCGTCCGGGCGCAGGCGCACCCGGAAGTGGTCCGACAACAGCGGCCGGACCGGCTCGGGGATCAGCCACGGCGTCAGGTCCGCGTGCTCGGTGAACGCCACCGACGGCAGTCCCAGCTCCAGGGCCCGCTCGCACGAGCCGATCATCGACCCGGTCACCGTGTCCCACGACCATTCGGTGTGGACGTGACCGTCCGGCGGCAGGCTCATGAAACCCACGGTAGCCACCGACATCGGCTACCGTCTGGCTCATGGCGCAGAAGTCGGCGGCGGTCGAGCTGGAAGTCGGGCCGCACACCGTGCGGATCTCGAACCCGGACCGGGTGTACTTCCCGGCCCGCGGCGAGACGAAGCTCGACCTGGTCAACTACTACCTCTCGGTGGGCGACGGCATCGTCAACGCGCTGCGCGAGCGGCCGTGCATGCTGCACCGCTTCCCGTCCGGGGTGGCGGGGGAGAAGGTCCACCAGAAGCGCGTGCCGAACGGCGCGCCGCCGTGGCTGGAAACCGTCCGGGTGACCTTCCCGCGTTACCACCGCCACGCCGACGAGCTGTGCGTGACCGAGCTGGCCCACGTCGCCTGGGCGGTCCAGATGTCCACTGTGGAGTTCCACCCGTGGAACTCGCGCCGCGCCGACACCGAGAAGCCCGACGAGTGGCGCATCGACCTCGACCCGATGCCCGACTGCGGCTTCGACCGCGTCCGCCGGGTCGCGCACGTCGCGCACGAGATCCTCGACGAGCTGGGCGCGGTCGGCTGGCCGAAGACCTCCGGCGGCCGCGGCCTGCACATCTACGTCCGGATCGAGCCGGACCGGGGCTTCAAGGAAGTCCGGCGCGCGGCCTTGGCCTTCGCGCACGAAGTCGAACGCCGAGCCCCGGACGACGTCACGACCACCTGGTGGCGCAAGGACCGCGACCCCCGGCTGCTCTTCGTCGACTACAACCAGAACGCCCGCGACCACACGATCGCCAGTGCCTATTCGGTCCGCGGCAACCCGGAAGGCACGGTGTCGACGCCGATCCGCTGGGACGAGATCGACGACGTCGAGCCCGGCGACTTCACCATCGCCACCGTCCCGGCCCGCTTCGCGGAGCTGGGCGACCTCCACGCGGGCATCGACAAGGCCGTCTTCTCCCTCGATCCGCTGCTGGAGTGGGCCGACCGTGACGGCGTCGAGGAACCCCCCGAACCCGACTGACGTATTTTCCGGGCGTGCGAGCGGCTCTGTCCGGGGTGAAGATCGTGCTGTCCGGTTTGGACGCGGCCGCGTGGAGCCTGGTCGCGTTGCAGGTGGTCCTCGAACGCGCGGGCCACGACGTCCGCGCCCTCGGCGCGCGACCCCCGGTCGAGGTGGTGCTGGGCGCGTGCCACCGCGAGCGTCCGGGGTGTCTCCTGTTCTCGACCGCGCTCGGTGCTTCGGGACTCGATGTGCTGCGCCACGTCCGAGCCGACTCCGCGCTGGCCGGGCTGCCCGTGGTGCTCGCCGGCCGGCTGGGCGGCCCGGGCCCCGAAACAGCGGGCTTCGACGCGGTCTTCCCGGTCGCCGCCACGGATCCGGGAGGAGCCGTGGCGGCGTTGCGGGCCTACCTCGCGCGTCAGTCGAGGCGCTCGATGATCGTCGCGTTGGCGAGGCCGCCCGCCTCGCACATCGTCTGCAGGCCGTAGCGGCCGCCGGTCTGCTCCAGCACCGACAGCAGCGTCGTCATCAGCCGCGCGCCGCTGCCGCCGAGCGGGTGCCCGATGGCGATCGCGCCGCCGTTGACGTTGACCTTCGCCAGGTCGGCGCCGATCTCGGCCTGCCAGGCGAGCACGACGCTCGCGAACGCCTCGTTGACTTCGAATGCGTCGATGTCGCCCACGGAAAGCCCCGCCCGGGCGAGCACCTTGCGGGTGGCCGGGATGACGCCGGTCAGCATGTACAGCGGGTCGTCGCCGACGACGGCGAAGCTGTGGATCCGGGCGCGCGGCCGCAGCCCGAGCGCCTTCGCCGTCTCGCTGCTGGTGAGCAGCAGGCCCGCGGCGCCGTCGTTGATCGGCGACGAGTTGCCGGCGGTGACGTGCCAGCCGAGATCGGGGAACCGCTGTTCCCAGACGTCGGCGCGGAACGCCGGCTTCAGCCCGGCGAGGATCTCCGGTGTCGTCGACGGCCGGACCGTCTCATCGGTGGTGACGTCGACGAGCACGCCGTCGGGTCCCGGCGCCTTGAGCGGCGCGACCTCGCCGGCGAACTTCCCCTCGGCCCACGCCTTCGCGGCCCGCTGGTGGCTTTCGGCGGAGAACTCGTCGAGCTGCGCGCGGCTGAAGCCCCACTTAGCGGCGATCAGCTCGGCGCTGATGCCCTGCGGGACGAGGCCGTCCGGGTAGCGGGCGGCGACCTGCGTCCCGAACGGGTCGCGCCCGGCCACCTGGCTGCCCATCGGCACCCGGCTCATCGATTCGACGCCGGAGGCGATCACGACGTCGTACGCGCCGGCCATGACGCCCTGCGCGGCGAAGTGGACGGCCTGCTGGCTGCTGCCGCACTGCCGGTCGACGGTCACCGCGGGCACCGACTCCGGCAGGCCCGCGGCCAGCGCGGCCCAGCGGGCGGTGTTCATGCTCTGCTCGCCGATCTGGCCGACCGCGCCGCTGATCACGTCGTCGATCCGGGCCGGGTCGACGCCGGTGCGCTCGACGAGCGAGCGGAGCGCATGGGCGTGCAGGTCGACCGGGTGCACCCCGGCCAGCGTTCCGTTCGGCTTGCCCTTGCCGATCGGGGTCCGTACCGCGTCGACGATCACCGCGTCCGTCATGGCGTCTGCCTCCTCGCAGATCGGGGATGCCTTCGGTATACGCCTGGTGAGTTGGATTCCACAACTCAGCTGTTCGGCACGTCACACGACGTTGACGTGCTAGGTTGGATTTTCCATCCCAGGGAGGTGGCATGACCCGGCGTGGTCGCGAATGCTCGGTCGCCGAGGCTCTCGAGGTCGTCGGCGAGCGGTGGAGCCTGCTCGCCCTGCGCGAGATCATGCTGGGGGAGCGGCGCTTCAACCAGATCGCCGAGAACACCGGCGCCAGCCGCGACATCCTGGCCGCGCGGCTGCGCAAGCTGGTCGACGCGGGCGTGCTCGAGAAGGTCCCGTACGAGGCCCACCCGCCGCGCCACGAGTACTACCCGACCGAAGCCGGCCGCGCGCTGCAGCCGATCCTGCTGGGCCTGATGGCCTGGGGCGACAAGTACGTCCACCAGGGCGAGCCGCCCACGTTGTGGCGGCACGCCTGCGGCGAGGTGCTGGAACCGGCCACGGTGTGCGCGCACTGCGGCGAGCCGGTCAACGCGCCCG of the Amycolatopsis sp. NBC_01488 genome contains:
- a CDS encoding acyl carrier protein, whose product is MSIETTAGQKAIDEASVLAQLGGMLQELLEEYGLDVEDTAGITMDTTFHDDLELESVDLVALSGQLREHYGERVNFATFIAERDLEEIIALTVGELVRYIVASLRATA
- a CDS encoding alpha/beta fold hydrolase, whose amino-acid sequence is MSRVRAGELDVHVQRLTAAVPLDGDAPIVVCVHGLLTDSLASYYFTLGPAFAERGLDVLMYDLRGHGRTTRPASGYHLEEFVGDLVAVLDATGVTRPVHVVGNSFGASVAFGLAAARPDRVASVVVIEGEPPTDEWTRHMADGLADAKTRLAIDEVIGWIADHHGAHTARLSKAANKILQTTTIAEDIPRSATIAADLSAVRCPVFAIFGGDSGLAAQVPHFESHLDRCRCVVLPDQGHSVLVERTAETIDLIFEWVRDTSRVPVRAR
- a CDS encoding glycosyltransferase, producing the protein MARFLFVVPPLVGHVNPAAGVAAELAARGHEVAWAGHEELLWQLAGPEALVFSCGLPSGAPARPAGLKGPAALRFLWEDFLVPLADAMAPGVGAAIDAFAPHVVVADQQALAGGLLAEARGLPWVTSATTSAELVDPLAGMPKVADWVASLVAGLRTRIAGGAGSADPRFSPHGVLAFTTRELLGTAALPPRVRLVGPALGSRPSTTDFPWEWLDPLRPTVLVSLGTANTEAGAGFLATAAQAFADLDARAVVVDPGEVLGPVPPNVLVRRQVPQLPLLPRVDAVLCHAGHNTVCEALWHGLPLVVAPIRDDQPIVAAQVVAAGAGVRLRFGRAGADRIAAAVEEVLTEPSYRRAAETVAASFHAAGGSAAAAGHLEQLALESLARLRP
- a CDS encoding GNAT family N-acetyltransferase, whose protein sequence is MTVSPCAPEDVPELLRSAAALFAEDGGRRDPFMDTGWPAREGHAYYAGLVQDPACLCLLAGDGHLVGRLRRPDPLRPGAVTAVLESMRVGPAHRRTGVGAELVAAFLSWAEENGANEITVQAYTANEDALAFYRAQGFEPFSLTLRHRNGWLSTVDGAH
- a CDS encoding MDR family MFS transporter, whose protein sequence is MTATADIAHEPGPAPLSRGRINAVFGAVLLGMLLAALDQTIVGTALPTIVGDLGGAGHLSWVVTSYLLAETIMTVVVGKLGDLFGRKLMFQLSVIVFAIGSFAAGFADSMVWLIVARAVQGLGGGGLMVTSTALIADVVPLRERGKYQGVLGSVFGVVTVAGPMLGGFFVDHLSWRWAFYVNIPLVVVVLIVASSAMPNARAAVKPVIDYLGILLIGLAATGLTLVTSWGGTQYAWGSPTIIGMAIGSVVLLGAFVFVELRAKEPMLPMRLFRNPVFTVGGIMSFVVGFAMLGALSYLPTYMQYVQGTSATTSGVRLLPMVLALLVASIAAGNAVSKTGRYKIFPLAGAAGMTIGLYLLSRLDTDTGFWEASAYMAVLGLGIGLGMQVLTIAVQNTVDYADLGVATSGVTFLRSIGSSFGAAIFGTVYANQLSPNLAAAVASLPPGVDPRALQVPTALHALPDAVSAPVIKAYSDSLHVVFLAAAPVGLVAFALAFFLKEVPLRDTARAAAPDLGDGFAMPEARTDDRELERAVATLFFRERRKVAPAIVERAGSDLDEGGIWCLLQVHLRHRRGEPATLRAIGEYFGVPAPVLEPAFNRLELTGHLRYSGGGWELTPSGQEEFAKVVRAWHDWLASRLGDWGTADRANLDAAIGRVATRLLDQSAESRSSGRHALA
- a CDS encoding PHP domain-containing protein, encoding MSLPPDGHVHTEWSWDTVTGSMIGSCERALELGLPSVAFTEHADLTPWLIPEPVRPLLSDHFRVRLRPDGVLEPPDLDVAGYLACVSECRSRFPSLRILSGVELSEPHWHRPRADALLAAHDFDRVLGSVHSLPGGGHHHELTVITDRPPGDLLRAYLAEVLDLVESTAGFAVLAHIDYALRSWPAEGPPFAAAEFEEEFRTVLRALASSGRALEVNTQVPLPGEVVRWWFEAGGDAVAFGSDAHEPGRVGHGFPTAAALVEGCGFRPGRTPHDFWRR
- the ligD gene encoding non-homologous end-joining DNA ligase translates to MAQKSAAVELEVGPHTVRISNPDRVYFPARGETKLDLVNYYLSVGDGIVNALRERPCMLHRFPSGVAGEKVHQKRVPNGAPPWLETVRVTFPRYHRHADELCVTELAHVAWAVQMSTVEFHPWNSRRADTEKPDEWRIDLDPMPDCGFDRVRRVAHVAHEILDELGAVGWPKTSGGRGLHIYVRIEPDRGFKEVRRAALAFAHEVERRAPDDVTTTWWRKDRDPRLLFVDYNQNARDHTIASAYSVRGNPEGTVSTPIRWDEIDDVEPGDFTIATVPARFAELGDLHAGIDKAVFSLDPLLEWADRDGVEEPPEPD
- a CDS encoding thiolase family protein; this encodes MTDAVIVDAVRTPIGKGKPNGTLAGVHPVDLHAHALRSLVERTGVDPARIDDVISGAVGQIGEQSMNTARWAALAAGLPESVPAVTVDRQCGSSQQAVHFAAQGVMAGAYDVVIASGVESMSRVPMGSQVAGRDPFGTQVAARYPDGLVPQGISAELIAAKWGFSRAQLDEFSAESHQRAAKAWAEGKFAGEVAPLKAPGPDGVLVDVTTDETVRPSTTPEILAGLKPAFRADVWEQRFPDLGWHVTAGNSSPINDGAAGLLLTSSETAKALGLRPRARIHSFAVVGDDPLYMLTGVIPATRKVLARAGLSVGDIDAFEVNEAFASVVLAWQAEIGADLAKVNVNGGAIAIGHPLGGSGARLMTTLLSVLEQTGGRYGLQTMCEAGGLANATIIERLD
- a CDS encoding winged helix-turn-helix transcriptional regulator; translated protein: MTRRGRECSVAEALEVVGERWSLLALREIMLGERRFNQIAENTGASRDILAARLRKLVDAGVLEKVPYEAHPPRHEYYPTEAGRALQPILLGLMAWGDKYVHQGEPPTLWRHACGEVLEPATVCAHCGEPVNAPGTHAIRLGAVHS